A region of Rhinoraja longicauda isolate Sanriku21f chromosome 1, sRhiLon1.1, whole genome shotgun sequence DNA encodes the following proteins:
- the LOC144598388 gene encoding C-type lectin PAL-like, whose amino-acid sequence MFIPLGCKLPRRNMRCCSCNFRWASLWHWRRPMTERFKEENMMLMWVLVLTALLASDVAGTTDSLGPEETQQDLEMRALSEGPCAGNWFYFPKLGSCYQFFSHKKSWSDAEAFCKQQAHYGHLATVTSSEHNTFITNVIAAVNQGNPYTWIGLNDKWQEGTFTWIDGSPSSYRHWGGNQPDNHQGNEDCAHILHNGAWNDLPCGSTIGFVCSYKAGCH is encoded by the exons atgttcataccactgggctgcaaactgcccaggcgaaatatgaggtgctgttcctgcaatttccggtgggcctcactatggcactggaggaggcccatgacagaaag GTTCAAGGAAGAAAACATGATGCTGATGTGGGTTTTAGTGCTGACCGCACTGCTTGCCAGTGATGTGGCAG GGACGACCGATTCCTTGGGACCGGAGGAGACTCAGCAAGACCTTGAAATGCGCGCCTTATCCGAAGGGCCGTGTGCTGGAAACTGGTTTTATTTTCCTAAATTAGGATCCTGTTATCAATTTTTCAGTCACAAAAAATCCTGGTCAGATGCTGAG GCGTTCTGCAAACAGCAAGCACATTACGGGCACCTGGCTACTGTGACCTCGAGTGAACACAACACGTTCATTACCAACGTGATTGCTGCAGTGAACCAAGGGAATCCATACACCTGGATTGGCCTAAACGACAAATGGCAG GAAGGGACTTTCACTTGGATCGATGGATCTCCATCAAGTTACAGACACTGGGGTGGTAATCAACCTGACAATCATCAAGGCAATGAAGATTGTGCGCACATTCTTC ATAATGGAGCTTGGAATGACCTGCCGTGTGGTTCAACAATTGGTTTTGTTTGTTCCTACAAAGCGGGCTGTCATTAG